The following proteins are encoded in a genomic region of Cyclonatronum proteinivorum:
- a CDS encoding helix-turn-helix domain-containing protein, with the protein MSDLQAYIRKRKQSDPDFAVDYETGYQQFRIGVMLKLAREDAGLTQEEVAKKLNTKKSAISRIENHAEDIRLSTLEKYARAFGKTLKLELQETPEV; encoded by the coding sequence ATGAGTGATTTACAAGCATACATCCGTAAACGAAAGCAATCAGATCCTGACTTTGCTGTAGATTATGAGACTGGTTATCAACAATTCAGGATAGGCGTAATGTTAAAACTGGCCCGTGAAGATGCCGGTTTAACTCAGGAAGAGGTTGCAAAAAAACTTAATACCAAAAAATCAGCGATTTCCAGAATTGAGAATCACGCAGAGGATATACGGTTGTCAACTTTGGAAAAATACGCTCGTGCTTTTGGGAAAACGTTAAAATTAGAGTTGCAAGAGACACCCGAGGTATAA
- a CDS encoding UPF0175 family protein: protein MKTLTINIPNTADIDDKEAKMSLASKLYERGKLTLGQAAELAGYPKETFMELLADYNVPLINYPADELDEDIDNAQRYSI from the coding sequence ATGAAGACGCTAACAATAAACATACCGAATACCGCAGATATCGATGACAAAGAGGCAAAAATGTCATTGGCGTCAAAATTATATGAAAGAGGGAAACTTACACTCGGGCAAGCTGCTGAACTTGCCGGCTATCCGAAAGAGACTTTCATGGAATTGCTTGCTGATTACAATGTACCATTGATCAACTATCCTGCGGATGAACTTGACGAAGATATAGACAATGCCCAACGTTATAGTATCTGA
- a CDS encoding sensor histidine kinase — MKLSDCRVTLTYWVAATCLLCILAACSSERNTNDHPDTAEAQVIAQLNSILTAFLDANDEAFQSTAFDLVREIREGHSGNEVIAAYSYLTEGFLNQELSRFPLVYENMNQAYELGMALQVRDVVIRAAAPLINAAFVISRETESEQIAEEVTALAAQPPHDPYLIHLALLSNGFHHFISEDFTAALPPLMQAADFFEKNGDTRLWLKTNNSIAMSLQRVGRPQEALERFEQNLAAYYASGNRIAVSRTLNNLSISLSYMGEKQKAIDSLKVALEINEQAGLEFNALQVQYNIGAYLRVLQQYDESEYYLRESLDRSKRMNLSMGVLYNSLGLARTLIWRDSTQVNIPEVRSLMRQTADSAPNLAGTDLYMDYSEAMFRLEQISGNFEEALRWHIIYQQQYSRITSTERQVAIEELMFANRLERSEAEIAHLSEVIKLKERAQRNLFAGLGVLGLLLLGAGGAGYYFRQLSSRISALYNVQKLQNAEIAKQNEELKRLTEERFRLTKVIIHDLRNPIGAIDATLEMLEDYPNEELDQFKMFMQVSVEKMSHIVNGLLKVYQAESLEIGDKLRETDIKPLLDLQVQEFSILAAHKQQKLIAEIEPLRAVSHADTLNTIVSNLLSNAIKYTPHGKSVLLRAQPAPGGWQLTVRDQGPGFREADKEKMFTLFGRLSGRPTGDEESTGIGLYAVKTAADKLGATLTVNWDYKDGAELSCFFPLLETTALNPKQQPNELTTET, encoded by the coding sequence ATGAAACTCTCTGACTGTAGGGTTACACTAACTTATTGGGTTGCAGCAACTTGTTTGTTGTGCATATTGGCCGCCTGTAGCAGCGAGCGTAACACGAATGATCATCCTGACACAGCAGAAGCGCAGGTTATCGCGCAGCTGAACTCCATTCTCACGGCCTTCCTCGATGCTAACGATGAGGCATTTCAAAGCACGGCCTTCGATTTGGTCAGAGAAATCAGAGAAGGGCATTCGGGTAATGAGGTGATTGCCGCATACAGCTATCTGACGGAAGGTTTTTTAAATCAAGAGCTTTCAAGGTTTCCGCTTGTTTATGAGAATATGAACCAAGCCTATGAGCTTGGTATGGCTTTGCAGGTACGGGATGTTGTCATTCGTGCAGCAGCACCGCTGATTAACGCAGCCTTTGTAATTTCCCGTGAAACAGAAAGCGAACAAATTGCTGAAGAAGTGACTGCCCTTGCCGCACAGCCACCCCATGACCCCTATCTGATACACCTGGCACTTCTAAGCAACGGCTTTCACCATTTTATTTCGGAGGACTTCACCGCTGCGCTTCCACCCCTTATGCAGGCCGCTGATTTTTTTGAAAAAAACGGCGATACCCGATTATGGCTAAAAACCAACAACTCCATTGCAATGTCGCTGCAACGGGTTGGCCGGCCGCAGGAAGCCCTCGAACGATTCGAACAAAATCTTGCTGCTTATTATGCTAGCGGAAACCGGATCGCCGTGAGCAGAACGCTAAATAATCTTTCGATTTCTCTTTCATATATGGGCGAAAAGCAAAAGGCGATTGACTCACTAAAGGTCGCCCTTGAAATTAATGAGCAGGCAGGGCTTGAGTTTAATGCGCTTCAGGTACAATATAATATTGGCGCATATCTGCGCGTCTTACAACAATATGATGAGTCCGAGTATTATCTGCGTGAAAGCCTCGACCGTAGTAAACGTATGAATCTTTCAATGGGGGTGCTCTATAACAGCCTTGGCCTGGCCCGTACGCTGATTTGGCGGGATTCAACACAGGTCAACATTCCCGAGGTAAGGTCTCTGATGCGGCAAACTGCTGATTCGGCCCCGAATCTTGCCGGGACGGATCTGTACATGGACTATTCAGAGGCGATGTTCCGGCTTGAGCAGATATCCGGCAATTTTGAAGAAGCCCTGCGCTGGCACATTATCTATCAGCAGCAGTACAGCAGAATCACAAGCACGGAGCGTCAGGTAGCCATTGAAGAGCTGATGTTCGCCAACCGGCTCGAACGTTCCGAAGCCGAAATTGCGCACCTCAGCGAAGTGATTAAATTAAAAGAACGGGCACAGCGCAACCTGTTCGCAGGTTTGGGGGTGCTTGGCCTTCTGCTGCTTGGCGCCGGCGGGGCAGGCTATTATTTCAGGCAGCTCAGCAGCCGAATCAGTGCCCTCTACAATGTTCAAAAACTTCAGAATGCGGAAATTGCCAAGCAAAATGAAGAACTCAAGCGACTCACGGAAGAAAGATTCCGCCTCACCAAAGTGATTATTCATGATTTGCGTAACCCCATTGGCGCTATTGATGCAACCCTTGAAATGCTGGAGGATTACCCGAACGAAGAATTAGATCAGTTCAAAATGTTCATGCAGGTTTCTGTTGAAAAAATGAGCCATATTGTGAACGGCCTGCTAAAGGTGTATCAGGCAGAGTCTTTGGAGATAGGGGACAAGCTCAGGGAAACGGATATTAAGCCCCTGCTTGACCTTCAGGTGCAGGAATTTTCCATTCTCGCCGCACATAAGCAACAAAAGCTGATTGCAGAAATTGAACCGCTCCGTGCGGTAAGCCATGCCGACACCCTGAACACCATTGTTTCCAACCTGCTTTCAAATGCCATCAAGTACACCCCACACGGGAAATCGGTCCTGCTGCGCGCGCAGCCTGCGCCCGGCGGTTGGCAGCTGACGGTGAGAGATCAGGGACCCGGTTTCCGGGAAGCGGACAAAGAAAAAATGTTCACCCTCTTCGGACGCCTCTCCGGCAGACCGACCGGAGACGAAGAAAGCACCGGCATTGGCCTCTATGCTGTAAAAACAGCCGCTGATAAGCTCGGCGCAACGCTTACCGTGAACTGGGATTACAAAGACGGGGCCGAACTCAGCTGCTTCTTCCCGCTGCTTGAAACTACAGCGCTAAATCCAAAGCAGCAGCCAAATGAGCTGACTACAGAAACCTGA
- a CDS encoding IS1380 family transposase — protein sequence MSKIQFELTSTPITSHAGLAFIGQALDDPVLANDINGLCSLPRNKNYISTLDTIKAMIGLLSVGKPQFDAIAEYRADPVFATALGIKKTPSPETLRQRLEQCPESLNNVFREFNTRLLAAHPHLLTEDLHGQTWAVIHCDVSPMDNSNSHKEGVDWTYKQFEGYAPMLGYIGPYGLMINNELRNGSAHSNTPGTDAWFKQTMDMAERMTSHKRLVVTDSGNDSGVNVRLFMRQKDTDFVVKCNLRNQDPQEWLDLAVKQNGGADGEYVDIGARAWYGQKQVQIPGHSDTPDDPKTCRIVFRVTKRFARTDGQYMFPAMITVDAYWTSLDWTPEQIHEFYKQRGTSEQYHSELKTDMDVERLPSGKFRVNQHVLDMSMIAFNLLRLAGQGMLKTGLVPGRKARSKRLRLRTVIQNLMYMAGRLVQHARKTIIRIFEGHGWAAPVMALKLLPRG from the coding sequence ATGTCAAAAATACAATTTGAGCTTACCTCTACACCAATTACCTCTCATGCAGGTCTGGCTTTTATTGGTCAGGCCCTTGATGATCCCGTGCTGGCCAATGACATCAATGGCCTTTGTTCGCTGCCCCGCAACAAGAATTATATTTCCACCCTTGATACCATTAAGGCCATGATTGGGCTGTTGTCGGTCGGTAAACCTCAGTTTGACGCTATAGCTGAATATCGTGCCGATCCCGTATTTGCCACTGCCTTGGGAATAAAAAAGACCCCCTCACCGGAAACCCTGCGCCAGCGTCTTGAGCAATGCCCGGAGTCATTGAATAATGTCTTTCGTGAGTTCAACACCCGCCTGCTGGCAGCTCATCCGCACCTGCTGACCGAAGATCTGCACGGGCAGACCTGGGCGGTGATTCACTGTGATGTCTCACCCATGGATAACTCCAACAGCCACAAAGAAGGCGTAGACTGGACATACAAACAGTTTGAAGGCTATGCGCCCATGCTTGGCTACATCGGTCCGTATGGTTTGATGATAAACAACGAGCTGCGCAACGGCTCGGCGCACAGCAACACACCCGGCACCGATGCGTGGTTCAAGCAGACCATGGATATGGCTGAGCGTATGACCAGCCACAAGCGGCTTGTGGTGACCGACTCGGGCAACGATAGTGGCGTCAATGTCAGGTTATTTATGCGCCAGAAGGATACTGATTTTGTTGTGAAGTGCAACCTACGCAATCAGGATCCGCAGGAGTGGCTGGATCTGGCTGTGAAGCAAAACGGCGGAGCCGATGGCGAGTACGTAGATATAGGCGCACGGGCATGGTACGGACAAAAGCAAGTACAGATTCCCGGACATAGTGACACCCCTGATGATCCGAAGACTTGCCGGATTGTGTTCCGGGTTACCAAGCGGTTTGCCCGCACGGACGGGCAGTATATGTTTCCGGCTATGATCACCGTCGATGCGTATTGGACGAGCCTGGACTGGACCCCGGAGCAGATACATGAGTTCTACAAGCAGCGGGGTACCAGCGAGCAGTACCACAGTGAACTCAAGACAGATATGGATGTAGAGCGACTCCCCTCGGGTAAATTCAGGGTCAACCAGCACGTGCTGGATATGAGCATGATAGCCTTTAATTTATTGCGACTGGCGGGGCAAGGCATGCTAAAAACAGGTCTGGTGCCGGGGCGAAAAGCCAGGAGCAAACGGCTTCGGCTGCGCACCGTCATCCAGAACCTGATGTATATGGCGGGACGGCTGGTTCAACATGCACGCAAAACCATCATCCGCATTTTTGAGGGTCACGGCTGGGCGGCGCCTGTCATGGCGCTCAAACTTTTACCTCGCGGGTAG
- a CDS encoding type II toxin-antitoxin system RelE/ParE family toxin yields MREIKFYITPSGKSPVADFLDSLTSKQVKKVTWVLNLIENTNRVPREYFKKLAGTSGIWEVRVQSGSNIFRLLGFMDYGKFVVLTNGFVKKSHKTPKNEIEIAENRKSDYLFRKGEST; encoded by the coding sequence GTGCGTGAAATCAAATTTTATATAACCCCATCTGGTAAAAGTCCGGTCGCTGATTTTTTGGATTCGCTCACTTCAAAACAAGTGAAGAAAGTTACCTGGGTTTTGAACTTGATTGAGAATACGAATCGGGTTCCCAGGGAGTATTTCAAAAAGTTAGCTGGCACTTCCGGTATCTGGGAAGTTCGGGTTCAATCCGGATCAAATATTTTCAGACTTCTTGGTTTTATGGACTATGGAAAATTTGTAGTTCTTACTAATGGTTTTGTGAAAAAATCACATAAAACGCCTAAAAATGAAATCGAAATTGCAGAAAACCGAAAATCCGATTATCTGTTTAGAAAAGGAGAATCAACATGA
- a CDS encoding hydantoinase B/oxoprolinase family protein — MRDNETSKYTARDGGGRFFVFANIPLHPAKGFYFGAIHATPINIFLIMTRTAETLPLLCIDKGGTFTDCLFRKSGGALVRFKLLSSGEWRVACTNGAKPDELALRLSETERAQVKLGGLQGFQARVAGDGGDVLCRVTEACPDTGLLRCDAPLPADVRSVSLFTGEDAPVVAARLLTGTPAGEPLPPLHWRLAGTQTTNALLEGRHAPTALILSEGFADLLRIGNQQRPDIFALKVEQPAPLYRAVATVPGLISASGEVLEKLQAADLEPLLARWKADGIEAVAVCLRNAWKNPGHEQQLGVLIREAGFAHVVLSSETAPLIHYLDRSRTTLINALLSPVLAQWRRDLTQAAPDGLRYAMSSAGGLLPFATFKPVDSLLSGPAAGVTGAAASGKAAGFDTLLTFDMGGTSTDVARIAGRPGLRFSHRVGDAEVMAPAADIETVAAGGGSICRFDGYRLQVGPESAGADPGPAAYGRGGPLTLTDINLLAGRIPASDFSIPLDLAASERQFEALRREMATSPGVLPQRETLIRDLLDIANERMAGAIRAVSVQRGYRASEHALVSFGGAGGQHACELAALLGIRQVLFPGFASVLSAYGLMHAQREEIAEQQLLLPFERWVAEAADIIQTLHQELRDRFSDDENARTELSLVLQLRLTGQEESLPVTMPLEAYEAGRAREEFAQAWLARYGMPLRDDAQLEAASVRLIARLPKETPSEHIHQNKTSQSGEGVTAYPQRKVQVLTGKHTQAVPLLSREALAGRLNPLPGPALISGGATTVYLAPGWSAVLDANGTLIAERSADDTRHHAPESDASRLSSARLELAGNRLQSIANEMGEVLQRSSVSVNIRERLDFSCAVFDASGYLVANAAHIPVHLGALGLCVRGLMARLEMKPDSVYITNHPAFGGSHLPDVTVVSPFFAEGRLQALVANRAHHAEIGGTRPGSMSPDAAHLGEEGCVIPPLCIVEGSQPRFEALRACLTDGPWPTRALRENLGDIESAIAANRRGLQRLADWTARHGTEDLRESMQLILDYGEIRTREMLAKSGLSEVRAEELLDDGTPLRVKAALRDGLLHLDFSGSGAVHPGNLNATPAIVSSVVMYVLRVLLSEPVPLNKGLMRAVRLHLPPGTLLNPDFGEAPEACPAVFGGNTEVSQRLTDTLLKAFGKAACSQGTMNNLLFGNARFGFYETLGGGTGAGEGFAGADAVHHHMTNTRITDAEVLESRYQVRVTRLEIRQDSGGTGKWRGGDGMIRELEFLEPVSLTLLSEHRKQQPYGLAGGEAGASGRQLIIRADGSTETLAGQAKVQLKAGDRFRIETPGGGGFGAG, encoded by the coding sequence ATGCGCGATAACGAAACATCCAAATACACCGCCCGCGATGGGGGCGGGCGTTTTTTTGTTTTTGCAAATATCCCGCTGCATCCCGCGAAAGGTTTTTATTTTGGTGCCATTCACGCAACTCCCATCAACATTTTTTTGATTATGACCCGAACCGCCGAGACCCTGCCCCTGCTGTGTATTGATAAGGGCGGCACGTTTACCGATTGCCTTTTCCGGAAAAGCGGCGGTGCGTTGGTGCGCTTCAAGCTGCTGAGTTCGGGGGAGTGGCGGGTTGCGTGTACAAACGGGGCGAAGCCGGATGAGCTTGCATTGCGGCTTTCGGAAACAGAGCGTGCGCAGGTAAAGCTTGGCGGACTCCAAGGGTTTCAGGCGCGGGTCGCGGGTGACGGCGGAGATGTGCTGTGCCGGGTGACCGAAGCCTGCCCCGACACAGGCCTGCTGCGCTGTGATGCGCCGCTTCCGGCGGATGTGCGCTCAGTTTCGCTGTTCACCGGTGAAGATGCGCCGGTTGTGGCCGCGCGCCTGCTGACCGGCACGCCCGCCGGAGAGCCGCTGCCGCCCCTGCACTGGCGCCTTGCCGGAACACAGACAACAAACGCCCTGCTCGAAGGGCGTCACGCCCCGACCGCCCTGATTCTGAGCGAAGGCTTCGCCGACCTGCTCCGCATCGGCAATCAGCAGCGGCCCGATATTTTCGCCCTCAAAGTTGAACAGCCCGCGCCGCTGTACCGCGCCGTGGCGACCGTGCCGGGCCTGATCAGCGCCTCCGGCGAGGTCCTTGAAAAGCTGCAAGCCGCAGACCTTGAACCGCTGCTCGCCCGCTGGAAAGCCGATGGCATTGAAGCCGTAGCAGTGTGCCTGCGCAATGCGTGGAAAAATCCGGGGCATGAACAGCAGCTCGGGGTGCTCATCAGAGAAGCGGGCTTTGCGCACGTGGTACTTTCCAGCGAAACGGCACCGCTCATCCATTACCTCGACCGCAGCCGGACGACCCTCATCAACGCGCTGCTTTCACCTGTGCTCGCACAGTGGCGGCGTGACCTCACGCAAGCCGCGCCGGACGGCCTCCGCTACGCCATGAGCAGCGCCGGGGGCCTCCTGCCCTTCGCGACCTTCAAGCCGGTGGACAGCCTGCTGAGCGGTCCCGCAGCGGGCGTGACCGGGGCAGCAGCAAGCGGAAAAGCCGCGGGCTTCGACACCCTGCTCACCTTCGACATGGGCGGCACGAGCACGGATGTCGCGCGCATTGCCGGGCGACCGGGTCTTCGGTTCTCGCACCGTGTGGGCGATGCCGAGGTGATGGCGCCTGCCGCCGATATAGAAACGGTCGCTGCCGGGGGCGGCTCCATTTGCCGCTTCGACGGCTACCGGCTACAGGTCGGCCCCGAAAGCGCGGGTGCCGATCCGGGTCCCGCCGCCTACGGACGCGGCGGCCCGCTCACCCTCACGGATATCAACCTGCTGGCCGGACGCATCCCCGCTTCGGATTTCAGCATCCCGCTGGATCTCGCGGCATCCGAGCGGCAGTTCGAAGCGCTGCGGCGAGAGATGGCGACAAGCCCGGGCGTACTGCCGCAGCGCGAAACCCTGATTCGCGACCTGCTCGATATCGCCAACGAGCGCATGGCCGGGGCGATCCGCGCGGTGTCCGTGCAGCGCGGGTACCGGGCATCTGAGCACGCGCTGGTGTCCTTCGGGGGCGCGGGTGGTCAGCATGCCTGCGAACTGGCTGCGTTGCTGGGCATCCGGCAGGTGCTGTTTCCGGGCTTTGCCTCCGTGCTGAGCGCCTACGGACTGATGCACGCACAGCGCGAAGAAATCGCCGAACAACAGCTGCTGCTGCCGTTTGAACGCTGGGTTGCGGAGGCCGCGGACATCATCCAAACCTTGCATCAGGAACTGCGCGACCGTTTTTCGGATGATGAAAACGCGCGGACAGAACTGAGCCTGGTATTGCAGCTCCGTCTTACGGGTCAGGAGGAAAGCCTGCCGGTCACGATGCCGCTTGAGGCGTATGAAGCGGGTCGGGCACGCGAGGAATTTGCGCAGGCCTGGCTCGCGCGCTACGGCATGCCCCTTCGCGATGATGCCCAACTCGAAGCAGCTTCGGTGCGGCTTATCGCCCGACTCCCCAAAGAAACGCCTTCCGAACACATCCATCAAAACAAAACTTCGCAAAGCGGGGAGGGAGTCACAGCATATCCGCAGCGAAAGGTGCAGGTCCTCACCGGTAAACACACGCAGGCCGTGCCGCTGTTGTCGCGGGAAGCGCTCGCAGGTCGGCTGAACCCGCTGCCCGGACCCGCCCTGATTTCCGGCGGGGCGACGACAGTTTACCTTGCCCCGGGCTGGTCGGCGGTGCTCGATGCGAACGGTACCCTGATTGCAGAACGGTCAGCGGACGATACACGGCATCACGCCCCTGAGTCGGATGCCTCGCGGCTGTCGTCGGCGCGGCTGGAGCTGGCGGGGAACCGGCTGCAAAGTATCGCCAACGAAATGGGCGAGGTGCTGCAGCGCAGCTCGGTTTCGGTGAACATCCGCGAACGCCTGGATTTTTCCTGCGCGGTTTTTGATGCGTCAGGTTACCTCGTGGCGAATGCGGCGCACATCCCCGTGCACCTCGGCGCGCTCGGCCTCTGTGTGCGCGGCCTCATGGCCCGGCTGGAGATGAAGCCGGATTCGGTGTACATCACCAATCACCCGGCTTTTGGGGGCTCACACCTGCCGGATGTGACGGTGGTGAGTCCGTTTTTCGCGGAAGGCAGGCTTCAGGCGCTGGTCGCCAACCGCGCCCATCATGCGGAAATCGGGGGCACGCGTCCCGGCTCGATGTCGCCCGATGCCGCACATCTCGGCGAGGAGGGCTGTGTGATTCCGCCGCTGTGCATTGTGGAGGGAAGTCAGCCGCGCTTCGAAGCCCTGCGGGCGTGCCTGACCGATGGTCCGTGGCCGACGCGTGCCCTGCGCGAAAATCTGGGCGATATCGAATCCGCTATTGCCGCCAACCGGCGCGGACTTCAGCGGCTTGCTGACTGGACCGCGCGGCACGGCACTGAAGACCTGCGCGAGAGCATGCAGCTCATTCTCGATTACGGGGAAATCCGGACGCGCGAAATGCTCGCCAAGAGCGGACTTTCCGAAGTCCGCGCGGAGGAGCTGTTAGACGACGGCACGCCGCTTCGGGTGAAGGCCGCGCTGCGCGACGGGCTGCTGCATCTGGATTTCAGCGGCAGCGGGGCGGTACATCCCGGCAACCTGAACGCGACCCCCGCCATCGTGAGCAGCGTAGTGATGTACGTGCTGCGGGTGCTGCTGTCCGAGCCGGTGCCCCTCAATAAAGGCCTGATGCGTGCGGTGCGCCTGCACCTGCCGCCGGGCACGCTGCTGAACCCGGATTTTGGGGAAGCGCCCGAAGCCTGTCCCGCCGTGTTTGGCGGCAATACCGAGGTGAGTCAGCGCCTGACCGACACCCTGCTGAAAGCCTTCGGAAAAGCCGCCTGCTCGCAGGGCACGATGAACAACCTGCTGTTCGGCAACGCGCGCTTCGGCTTCTACGAAACCCTGGGCGGCGGCACCGGCGCGGGGGAAGGCTTCGCGGGCGCGGACGCGGTGCACCATCACATGACCAACACGCGGATCACCGACGCCGAGGTGCTCGAAAGCCGGTACCAGGTGCGGGTCACGCGGCTGGAGATCCGGCAGGACTCAGGTGGGACCGGAAAGTGGCGCGGCGGCGACGGCATGATTCGCGAGCTCGAATTTCTGGAACCGGTCAGCCTCACCCTGCTCAGCGAACACCGGAAACAGCAACCTTACGGACTTGCCGGGGGCGAAGCCGGTGCGTCGGGGCGTCAGCTCATCATCCGCGCGGATGGCAGCACGGAAACCCTCGCGGGGCAGGCTAAAGTACAGCTAAAAGCCGGTGACCGCTTCCGGATTGAAACGCCGGGCGGCGGCGGATTTGGCGCCGGATGA
- a CDS encoding IS982 family transposase: MTLSDNKITEIYCLVDNFCIGFHRSMAKHMLGNTPKRKPNLSTSEVITIMILFHHSGYRTIKCFYTQYVKVHMCHLFPKTVSYNRFVELMAGANLPLALFVKECCMGKCTGISFIDSTPLRVCKNKRISNHKVFKGIGQLGKSSIGFFFGFKLHLAVNDKGELLNFLISPGNMDDRDPLKNPNFIKAFTGKMYADKGYISAALSRILFDDGIHLITQIRKNMKNCLMSLNDKILLRKRSVIETINDELKNMCQIEHSRHRSFANFLSNLLSGLAAYSFFPKKPAIKYESVHTNQLSMI; this comes from the coding sequence ATGACATTATCCGACAATAAAATTACCGAAATATACTGCCTGGTTGACAACTTCTGCATCGGCTTTCATCGCTCAATGGCCAAGCATATGCTTGGAAATACCCCCAAGCGAAAGCCAAATCTGTCTACCAGCGAGGTGATCACAATTATGATTCTGTTTCATCACAGTGGATATCGCACCATCAAGTGCTTCTATACTCAATATGTCAAGGTACACATGTGTCATCTTTTCCCCAAGACCGTTTCATATAATCGCTTCGTTGAGCTTATGGCTGGTGCCAATTTGCCGCTGGCATTATTTGTCAAAGAGTGCTGTATGGGAAAGTGCACCGGTATCTCATTCATAGATTCCACTCCGCTGCGTGTGTGCAAAAACAAGCGTATATCCAACCATAAAGTCTTCAAGGGCATTGGCCAGTTGGGTAAATCTTCAATAGGATTTTTCTTCGGATTTAAACTTCATCTGGCTGTCAATGATAAGGGAGAATTGCTCAACTTCCTGATTAGTCCGGGAAATATGGACGACCGTGATCCCCTTAAAAATCCTAACTTTATCAAAGCTTTTACAGGAAAAATGTATGCAGATAAAGGCTATATCTCAGCGGCACTGTCCAGGATTTTGTTTGATGACGGCATTCATCTGATTACCCAAATACGCAAGAATATGAAAAATTGCCTGATGAGTCTTAATGACAAAATCCTGTTGCGAAAGAGATCTGTTATTGAGACCATAAATGATGAACTCAAAAACATGTGTCAAATTGAACATTCCCGTCATCGCTCTTTCGCTAACTTTTTGTCTAACCTGCTGTCGGGATTAGCTGCCTATTCCTTCTTTCCCAAAAAGCCCGCCATAAAGTATGAATCCGTTCATACTAACCAATTAAGCATGATTTAA
- a CDS encoding DUF3368 domain-containing protein, with amino-acid sequence MPNVIVSDTSCLILFYKIGEFDLLKKVFGKLQITKTVQKEFNQSIPDWIEIVEPNTDLQKGLISNLDKGEASAIALASEHDNSLLIIDEIKGRKVAKEMGISVTGSLGVLIAAKNRGHIQNVKPFIDKIQQTNFRISKELIERLLENVNEP; translated from the coding sequence ATGCCCAACGTTATAGTATCTGATACGAGTTGTCTCATTTTATTCTACAAAATCGGAGAGTTTGATCTTCTGAAAAAGGTTTTCGGCAAACTTCAAATCACAAAGACGGTTCAAAAAGAATTCAATCAATCGATTCCGGATTGGATTGAGATTGTTGAGCCAAATACAGATTTACAGAAAGGATTAATAAGCAATTTGGACAAAGGAGAAGCCTCAGCTATAGCATTGGCTTCAGAGCATGATAATTCTCTTTTGATCATTGATGAAATCAAAGGCAGGAAAGTAGCTAAAGAAATGGGTATTTCTGTTACCGGTTCACTTGGTGTGCTGATTGCAGCCAAAAACAGAGGGCATATTCAGAATGTCAAACCTTTCATAGATAAAATCCAGCAAACAAATTTTCGTATTTCGAAAGAATTGATTGAACGGCTTCTTGAAAATGTTAATGAACCCTGA